In Syngnathus scovelli strain Florida chromosome 11, RoL_Ssco_1.2, whole genome shotgun sequence, one DNA window encodes the following:
- the traip gene encoding E3 ubiquitin-protein ligase TRAIP: MPIRAFCTICCELLDNSKNVAAINCGHTFHSTCLLQWFQSAPTKTCPTCRKQASTRQIIYKLYFDSGSEEARSANPESLADELHRLKAALSLKERDCRDKQKTLVDLKNTVEIQRRDLDSVRKELLEKGTLCSALKKQMTYLETQHVDAQAAKDETRRLRTKIKTYENMAVLLQGQRSEVESMITDMGVSQAAVEQLSIFCISLKKEFDRLKGNLKSSNDMCEKLRKDVVTSNSKFQKASVEVTRTKEDMKSLQNDLVNADKEISSLKKKVEFLQKSLSTPTRTNEMLSRLVFESPAPIDLKQPHLHQPVDGDDIDLNLTYDLMTPDYAAKRPAKTPTKKPAKTPTKKMHLEHQPPLVSKHNERISSKAREEDGAVDPLFRNSLLFRRKAFGNMHEPQRTFGTVKSGYDGLGGRTTFIQPSPLAVIRPLMKARRKKVIRPTGKTAPCLTMDNYLE; the protein is encoded by the exons ATGCCTATTCGTGCATTTTGCACAATTTGCTGCGAATTATTGGATAACTCCAAAAATGTTGCTGCTATCAACTGCGGACACACGTTCCACAGTACCTG CCTCCTTCAATGGTTTCAATCAGCCCCGACGAAAACATGCCCAACGTGTCGGAAACAG GCCAGCACCCGGCAAATTATCTACAAGCTCTATTTTGACAGTGGTTCCGAGGAAGCACGTTCAGCAAATCCAGAGAGCTTGGCG GATGAGCTTCATAGGCTGAAGGCTGCTTTAAGCTTGAAag agAGAGACTGTCGGGACAAACAGAAAACACTGGTTGATTTGAAGAACACTGTGGAAATACAGAGGAGAGACTTGGACAGCGTGCGGAAAGAACTTTTAGAAAAGGGCACGTTGTGTTCTGCTCTCAAA AAACAAATGACTTACCTGGAGACTCAACATGTGGATGCTCAGGCTGCCAAGGACGAGACCCGTAGACTGAGGACCAAAATAAAAACCTATGAAAA CATGGCTGTTTTGTTACAGGGCCAAAGAAGTGAGGTGGAGTCCATGATTACAGACATGGGTGTGAGTCAGGCTGCTGTGGAGCAGCTCTCAATCTTCTGCATTTCTCTCAAAAA AGAGTTTGACAGGTTAAAGGGAAACTTGAAGTCTTCTAATGACATGTGCGAGAAGCTGAGGAAAGACGTGGTCACCTCCAACAGCAAG TTCCAAAAGGCCTCTGTCGAAGTGACCCGAACAAAAGAGGACATGAAGTCTCTGCAAAACGATCTAGTCAATGCTGACAAAGAGATATCT AGTTTGAAGAAGAAGGTGGAGTTTCTTCAGAAATCTCTGAGCACCCCAACGAGGACAAATGAGATGCTCAGTCGGCTCGTCTTTGAGAG CCCCGCGCCGATAGATCTCAAACAGCCGCACCTCCATCAGCCTGTAGATGGCGACGATATTGATCTCAATTTAACTTACGATTTAATGACACCCGATTACGCAGCCAAGAGACCAGCAAAGACTCCAACCAAGAAACCAGCAAAGACTCCAACAAAGAAGATGCATTTAGAACATCAGCC GCCGTTGGTTTCCAAACACAATGAGAGGATATCAAGcaag GCCCGAGAGGAGGATGGAGCCGTGGATCCTCTTTTTAGGAATTCTCTGCTTTTCCGAAGAAAGGCTTTTGGTAACATGCATGAACCTCAGAGGACGTTTGGAACG GTGAAAAGTGGTTATGATGGATTAGGAGGGCGAACTACATTCATCCAACCT TCTCCGTTGGCAGTGATTCGCCCACTCATGAAAGCTCGAAGAAAAAAGGTGATTAGGCCGACAGGAAAGACAGCACCGTGCCTGACAATGGACAACTACCTTGAGTGA